A single window of Scytonema hofmannii PCC 7110 DNA harbors:
- a CDS encoding Lrp/AsnC family transcriptional regulator produces the protein MSNLDRIDRKLLQLLQNNGRLSNKELATQVELAPSTCLERMRRLSQDGVIKGIHADVETQALGIGLQAIYFIELTKHRREVVETFQAEVLQIPEVIAIYLIAGRYDFLVHVAVRDTQHLRDLALDTFTNRPEVTRIETALIFNYARCFELPNYLEDDL, from the coding sequence ATGAGCAACTTAGACCGAATTGATCGCAAATTATTGCAGTTGTTACAGAATAATGGACGGCTTTCCAACAAAGAACTAGCAACACAGGTGGAGTTAGCTCCATCTACTTGTCTTGAGCGAATGCGACGGCTCTCTCAAGATGGGGTTATCAAGGGGATCCATGCAGATGTGGAAACTCAAGCATTAGGTATTGGGTTGCAAGCGATCTATTTTATTGAATTAACCAAACACCGACGAGAGGTAGTTGAAACTTTTCAGGCTGAAGTTTTGCAGATTCCAGAGGTGATTGCAATTTATCTGATTGCTGGACGATACGATTTTCTAGTGCACGTTGCTGTTCGAGACACGCAACATCTCAGAGATCTAGCTCTTGATACGTTTACAAATAGACCAGAAGTGACCCGCATCGAAACAGCTTTAATCTTTAACTATGCCCGCTGTTTTGAATTACCTAATTATCTCGAAGATGATCTGTAG
- a CDS encoding phytanoyl-CoA dioxygenase family protein, which yields MLLRQDRLSILGNVELSSFQDSGFLVIENLLESTMVKALRDRFEPLFRGEFETGVYPDEWYWREGMSLPDITRHMANAWKSDLTIAKLVLSADIARAAALLMSWNGARLGQDTIWMKPPQTKAIAMHQDSSYMDFLVPSETITCWITLDDTQANAGTIEYVPGSHNWKLTARPLDFHTPKGGYQAKMLAAAALAGIENPQIIPIEVPAGSCVFHHGHIWHGSGANTTEHIIRRSIGIHLLRSDVRFHTSGGGYIYGRYQRVGDTSLDESFFPVLWVRNGYRTPYLDHYCRLGL from the coding sequence ATGCTACTTCGACAAGATAGGTTATCCATTCTTGGTAATGTTGAGTTGAGCAGCTTTCAAGATTCTGGATTCCTCGTGATTGAAAACTTGTTGGAATCCACTATGGTAAAAGCACTCCGCGATCGCTTCGAGCCATTGTTTCGTGGAGAATTTGAAACAGGAGTTTATCCAGATGAATGGTATTGGCGAGAGGGAATGAGCTTACCAGATATTACTCGACACATGGCGAACGCTTGGAAAAGCGACCTCACAATCGCAAAATTAGTACTTTCAGCAGATATTGCTCGTGCAGCCGCTTTACTCATGAGTTGGAACGGAGCTAGGTTGGGACAAGACACGATTTGGATGAAGCCTCCACAAACAAAAGCGATAGCAATGCATCAAGATAGCTCCTACATGGATTTTCTTGTTCCTTCAGAAACAATTACCTGTTGGATTACGTTGGATGACACTCAGGCAAACGCAGGCACAATTGAATATGTTCCAGGCTCACATAATTGGAAACTAACTGCAAGACCACTAGACTTTCATACGCCAAAGGGTGGTTACCAAGCCAAGATGCTTGCTGCAGCTGCTTTGGCAGGTATTGAAAATCCTCAAATAATTCCTATCGAAGTGCCAGCAGGTAGTTGTGTATTTCATCATGGTCATATTTGGCACGGCTCTGGTGCCAACACAACAGAACATATCATCCGCCGCAGTATTGGTATTCATCTTCTACGATCTGATGTCCGTTTCCATACTTCTGGTGGAGGTTATATATATGGTCGCTATCAACGAGTAGGAGACACTTCGCTAGATGAGAGTTTTTTTCCAGTACTGTGGGTACGAAATGGCTATCGCACACCGTACCTTGACCATTATTGTCGCTTGGGGTTATAA
- a CDS encoding DUF6737 family protein yields MSQKNSINPWKYKPWWCQPWSILLTGVTVIGGIWVLFRTIWFTLLVSIPIIVWMGFFLLIWPQLMIRSGILESHQE; encoded by the coding sequence TCCTTGGAAATACAAACCTTGGTGGTGTCAACCATGGTCTATTCTTCTGACAGGTGTGACTGTAATTGGTGGGATTTGGGTATTATTTAGAACTATCTGGTTCACTCTTCTTGTCAGTATACCCATCATTGTATGGATGGGATTTTTTTTGCTGATTTGGCCTCAATTAATGATTCGTAGCGGGATTTTGGAGTCACACCAAGAATAG